A region of the Brevibacillus laterosporus genome:
GCGATTGTTCCGTGCTCAATGCCAGCAGCTCGTTCCCGTTCCAGTTTCTTTTGTAGGCTCATATGCCCAACTTTTGCTTTTTGATTTTGTTGCGGGAAACAGTCATTTCAGTGACATCTGTAAAAGGACGACGTCTCTTTTGTTGTGGTGGTACTGGCATCGTTTCAAGCCGCAACCTTTCTTCTAGCGTCATTTCCCACCTAATCAATGGTCCAGCACTATAAACTGGTCGATCTGTTTTGGGGCGCGCTCTCTTTTCAAGACCTAGTGTTGAGCCAAAATTCGTCATCATCCTCGTTCCCTCCCCTTAGGGAAGAAGCAGCTTTACGCTGCTCCTCCGTCAGATTGTTCGGCTTCAGGATCGGAATATTCTGGGGTAACTTGTGTCAAGCTTCTGAGGTCGTCCCAATCTCTCGCTGCTGGAGCTATGCGATTTTTATAATCCTTCCAAATCTTGCTCCATTTGCTAGGGTTCAAATCGAGAGAAGAAGCAATATCCATAGAGCGTTCGCCTGCTTCACGGCGAGTTACAATATCGATGAAATCGTAAGGTAGGTCTTCGAATGTTGGAGCTTGTCCAGAAAGGATAAATTCGTTGATTACTTTAGGTTCAACTTGAGGTGTGTCATCTTGTTGAGAGGCTTCTTGATCGCCATCTATTTCAGGAGTAGCTCCCTCTTGTGGCTGGTCTTCTTGGGCTTCGGTTTCAGAATCTTGGACAGTTTCTGAAGTTTCGTCTGACTTCACTTCTACCACTCCGGATGCATCAACCGTAAATGCGGTTTGAGGAGTTTCTTCGTCCGTTTGTGTATCTAAATCGAATGACAATTGGGTGTCACCTATAGCGACAAAAACATCTGTTTTACGCAGGCGCATTAAGTTCAGTAGTTCCTGATCATTAGGGTTTTCTATTTCCAAGACAATCTCAATGCTGTCACCCTTGCCGGAAGCAATCTTTTTCAAATAAGCCTCAAATTTTGTGTTTTCCATTGTTATTTTCCCCTCTCAATTTAGGCTTTCTTTCTTGTTTTCTTAGCTTTTGGTTTAGGGTTGAGAATAGCTTCTACAACCTCTTTTTGTGGCTTGATCAGCTCACCATGTCCGTTCAAAGCACGTCCTATTTGAGCCAGTACGTAGGCGTCTCGCACGTTATCTGATTTATGTTTGAATCCAAAACGTTCTGCTACTCCAACTGCAACTGCGGCTTTGTCGCCAACGCCTTTTCCAGTTGCGAATTTTTTTAACTGACTAGGCGCCGCTTCATGAAAGGAGATACCACGTTTCCAAAGAGCGATACGAACCCCCCAACCGATTCCACCCATTTGGATGGCACGCAAACTAGCAAAACCAAACCCCTCAATCGTTACAACATCATCGTCCTTAACACGTCCCACAACCTCGTCTATTAGGTAAGCCATCGGTTCTGGCCCTTCTCCTTTACTAACTATCTCAAGGTCTTCCAGAACGTTTCCCTTTTCATCTAGCCTTACAAACCCTGTCTTAGTTGATAAATCTAGCCCTACGTAGTTTTTTCCCACGTCTGTTCCTCCTCACAATCTCAAACACTGTAAACTCGTCAATTTCCCCCTGGAAATCTATCAACCGCTTGGAGCGATATTCCATGAGCAGTTGATGAACAATCTCTTCGTCTGAGTAATACAAACCTTTTGTTAATGCTCGATAGTCAAGCTTTCCTTCGGCTTGAATCCGTTTCAGCAGTGGGCAAATATGTCGTCTCATTTCCCACCTTCTCTTTTATTCATATTTTGAAATGTTTCGATATCTAAATTTATACACACGCCTCTGACCTTCTCAGCGCCTTTTCTAGCGACTTTTATTTACGAACATATATTTGTGTATCTTTGCTATTAAAACCTCGTGGCGGTACCTTCAGCTCGTTCTAGCGATGTTATTTCTTTATCATGATGAACTCGCCTTTTCTAACCTGCTTTAATTCGTAATCATCACCGTATCGCAACATGTACTTTTCCCAGCACTCTTTCATGGCTGCTCTCCGTTTGCTCTGATCCTCGATTGCTAAGATCCACTCAGGTATCGGGATGCGCACTTCAATGTCGCGTAGCATTAGGCCTTGTCATCCATGCTCATTTGTTTTGGCAGACTGGAAAACTTGTTGTACTCCTTCAGGAAGACTAGCTCAACCGTTCCAGTAGGACCGTTACGTTGCTTGGCTATGATGAACTCAACAATGTTCTTGCTCTCACTCTCTTTGTTGTAGTAGTCATCTCGGTAAAGGAAAGCAACAAGGTCCGCATCCTGCTCGATAGATCCCGATTCACGAATATCGGACATCATTGGGCGCTTGTCTTGACGTTGCTCAACAGAACGACTCAACTGTGAAAGAGCAATGATTGGCACATTAAGCTCACGAGCAATCGCTTTTAATTCGCGTGATATGCCTGACACCTCTTCTTGACGATTTCCGCCTTTGCCTCGAAGTAATTGCAGATAATCGATGAGGATTAGACCGAGCCCTTTCTCTTGCTGAAGCTTTTTGCATCTACGCCGTATATCTGCTGTTGTTATTCCTGCTGTGTCGTCTATGTAGATCGGCGCTTTCGAAATCGTGCCTATAGCCATTGTGAGCTTCTGCCAGTCGTTCTCTTCTAGCAAACCCGATCTAATTCGAGAAGCATCGATCATGCCTTCTGCACAAAGCATACGGGTCACTAGCTGTGGTGCTGACATCTCCAGAGAGAAAATAGCTACCGTTTCATTCGCTTTTATTGCCACGCTCTGAGCCACATTCAAGGCAAGTGCTGTCTTACCAACAGATGGGCGTGCTGCCCAGATGATCAAGTCTGACTTGTTCAAACCGGCTGTCATTTTGTCGATGTCAACGTATCCACTTGGAATGCCTGTCATCTGCCCTTTAAACTCGCTCACTTTTTCAATGGCAGCATACGATTCCTTGACCACTTCACCCGCATGCCTGAAGCCTTGAGATTGTACGCTAGGTTCTAATTCCGCTTTTGCATTGTCTAGGTTAGCAAGGACAGCATCGATGTCCTCGGCACTGTGACCGTCCTTTTGTAGCTGCTCGCCAATCCTGATAAGCTTTCGCCGCTTTGCTTGATCTGCAACTATTCCAACGTGGTAATCTATCGTTTCGGTGGTAGCTATTGCGCCTACCAAATCTGTCAAATAGGCCGCGCCGTTAACTGAAATAAATAGATTGTCAGAAGCCAACTTTGTCGTGACGGTAAGGATGTCGATCTTGGTTCCTGCTTCGAACAGCTCTGTCATAGCCTTCATGATTTTCTTGTGCGGAGGCTGGTAGAGTGATTCATAGCTAATCCGTTCCAACACCTTCTCCATGACCGCTGGCTCTTTCAGAATCGAACCTAATACCGCTTGTTCTGCTTCATGGCTATGTGGCAGCTCTTGCATGTCAAACATGGTTGTTCACCTGCCTGTTAGCCCACGCAACGTTCTCTTCAAACTTTTCGAACCGTTGACTTTCTCCATCCACCTTGACAGGGATGCAATTCCCGAAGACTCTTTCCATCAGCTGCGTGCCTCTATTTTTTTCAAGGCCGTCACTGTTGTCATTTTTTCCAAAATTAAATTTCTTGAGATTGTACTTTACCTCCAACTCTTTAATGCTCAAGTTCGATCCGAACAATATGGGGAGCCTGTCTTGCCTTGCGTTTAAGATCTCGAACAAATCACTCATTCTCCACTCTGCTGGAACATCAGAACCGATTTCATCGACAATCAACACGTCAGCTACTTTGTATGCATGTAACGCAGCAGCTTTAATCTCTGTGTTTGCAATTCGGTTAATTAGGCTGTTGGTGGTTGTGTAAATTACGCTGAACCCTTGTTCTCTTAACCTGACTGCAACAGCTGAGAGTAACGTTGATTTCCCTACGCCATTTGGTCCGTAGATGTACAACCCTCGTGAACCCCATCGTTTTACATCTTCAGCAAAATCCCTTAGAAAGACGTTCGCCTTTCTTGCAGATGGGCGTACTTCTTTCCGAAAGGTTGCTCCTGGTACCATCTGATCATCATCACTGAAAGCCTGTATTCGTTTTATCCGCTCTGCTTCAGATCGTTTCTTCTCCTCTTTGGCTAATTGCTCTGTTTCACATGGGCAAGCTACTCCGACAGTGCGCTTTATCCCAAGGATCTCTATTTCCATAGGGTTCAGAAGTTTTCCGCAAATACTACAGTTCCGATCATTCGAGCCCATATTTGTCATACAATGCTGCACGACCTGCTGGAAGAGGTCCGACATTCGCTCCACTCCCTTTGCTTGTAGATTTTTGATTCAAATAGCCTTCGAACTTGTTTGAAAATAGAGTTTCTGGACGCAGGTACTTAGACCACTCTGTATTTCCTAGCCATTCAGCCGTTTTATTGTCGATAACCTTTCTAAAGTCATCTAGGGTAGATCCGTCGTTCCACCTGGCTCTGATTAAATCTCTAGTTTTCTTTGACGTATGTTTGTAGGCTGTTTGTGCTTTTTGATTTAGGTAATCCACGATTTCCGAAAAGGGTATATATATATCTTTTAATTCTTTATCTTTATCTAATTCTTTTTCTATCTCTGTTGCGGGACACGGAGGGACATGTCCACCTTCTGTCCCCGGGACAACTTCCGGAAGTGACAATTGCACCTTTTGTTTCTCGCGTTGACGCTGTTTTTTTAGTCTTTCTCGCTCTCTAATTTTTTCAAGAGCATCGATGTTTTGGTGCTTTTCCCAGTTCGTGATGTGAATCGTATTGTTCTCGTTGTCGATCATGTCGAGGTTCTGGAATGTTTGAAGGGCTAATCTAATCGTGTTTAACGGTCGTTTGAACTTGTGTGAAAGCATTTCATCCGTGTAAGGTATCGACTCCGTTAAAAGGATGTAGCCACCCGCATTGCATTTCCCTGCTAAAGTCAAAAGCTTAATCCAAATTACAAGGATCGCATCTGCTTCAGGTAGACTCTCCAAGAAATCTATCTTCTGGTCATCGAACATTGTTGTCGTTATTTTGATCCACTTGATCTCGTTCAATGGTGTTCACCTGCCTAACTAATTCGTCTTACTTTAGCTACTAAATCCAAGAAATCTACACTAACGATCCATGGCTTTTTTCGCTCGTCCAAACACTGCAATCTGGCAAATTTAACGTTACGCTTGCAAAATGTGTCCCTAACCTTCCATTGCAACCCTTGGAGATGATAGACTTGTCCGATCATCTTCTACCACCACGTTTTCTTTGGCGTTTTTTCTTTCTCCAGTACAGTTGGATTAACCGCGATCTTTTGTTTTTGTATAAATTAATTTGTAGTTTAAAATCATCAGATACTGAATCAAGAATTCCCTTGCCTACCCAGCTCCACGAACCAACTGACAAGTAAAAACGCCCGTATGACCAGTGATTTTTGTAGTTACAAGACAAACATTCTTCTATGTCCTCAACTAATCCAAAAAAAATCTCATCGTCCCATGAGTCTGTGTATAATTGTTTTCCGCAACACGGACATTTCTTAGGTTTCCACTCCCTACTCCAATTCCATGGGTACAATCTGATGGAGTCCCAGTCCTCACCATTACGATAAAATTTTCGATCAAAGAGTTTCTTTTTCCGCTTATATCTCATCTTCTACCACCCACAAATCGGCACCCGTTTTAACGTGCCAGTGTTCTTGTGGACCAAGTGCCATTCGGTCGGAAGTTTTTTATCAATCAACCAATTTTCGGTATTAAGGCTAGGCATGACGATTTTCAAAACCTTTGCTTCTTTCAGGTGTAATTTACGTTTCATTCACGCATTCCCCTCTCTTCAGAACGGTAAGTCATCGTCTGAGATATTGATCGGTTTTCCAGACTCAGCAAACGGGTCAGAATTGTTATTTCCAGACGATCCAGAAGCTTGAGAACCTTGTGATGACAGGAACTGCACGTTATCAGCTACAACCTCGGTGACATAAACTTTCTTGCCTTCTTTGTTGTCGTAACTACGTGTTTGGAGTCGCCCTTCAACAGCAGCCTTTTTACCTTTTGCAAGATAGTTGGCGCATAGATCAGCTAGTTGTCTCCATGCCACTATGTTGATGAAATCCGTTTCTTTCTCACCATTCGAACCAGAGTAAGGACGGTTTATTGCTAAAGTAAATGTGGCGACTGCAACACCATTTGGCGTGTAACGCAACTCAGGGTCTTTAGTAAGATTGCCTATCAAAATTACCCGGTTAAGCATTCGGAGCACCTTCTTTTTCTTTAAGGGTTATGGATGATTCGATGTACTGAATTGCTTTAGATACTTGGGCGCTTGTCAAATCTTTCATACTGTTGAACTGACCAACATCTTCTTTTTGCATCAACCAATTGCAAATCTGTTCTCTAGTTCCGCCAAAGCTTATAAGTTTGCTCATTACGGTGTTTAGTTTTTTTATCTGTGCCTCGCTCGCTTTGTTGCCGTTGTTACTAGGTTGGGACTTGTTTTGTGGTGTGTTATTTGGAGCACGCTTGTGTGTGGCCGCATTACCATCGTCGTCTTCACCAGTGTTGAGAGAAAGGAACGCCGCCATGGAATATCGACGTGCATAAGTTATGGCACTCCCTACACTCTGAGGATCATTTTTTACTGGCTTCATGGATAAAGGTTCAGACTCTATCCATTCACCGCTCTGGTGGATCAGCAACGTTCTGAGAGCAACCTTCTCTCCATCTCCTCCAGGTAACTGAAGGATAGATAAACCGTTCTTTTGCAAGATTGGTCTAACCTCATCAATAATTTGATCTAGCGTTGCATAAGTGTTTTTGAAAAAAGGATTATTTGCATCCTTTGCCACTTTGGAAACCTCAGCGTTAAAGTTTGCTAGTGCCTCTGCTATAGATTTGATTGAGTCGCTACTATTCAAACTAATCACCTGCCTTGATATGGATGGACTCCCCGCGTTCATAAACACGTATGCCTGGTACCTCTTCACCTGTTAACTTGTTGTAAACCGTGCCATCATTAATAGTTAAATCGTATGGAAGCTTTTTTAGTTCGGCCTTCATGATTTTCTTTTCGATCTTGAGCAAAGGAATTTCATTGCGCTCGAGATAAGGAATGGCTTCTTCTTCGTTCACAATCCATTCTGCTTGCTGCTTGCGAAACTCACTTTTCCGTATGGTGTAGAAGCTTTCCATTTTGGATTTTTCTTGCGCTCTTCTCCTGCATATTCCATGATCAATAATTCAAGAAAATCTTGGCTTTGTTTTATTTTTTGTGACTCTTGGCTAAACCAAGAATTGATCCGTTCTAATTCTTTATTTGCGAGATCCTGCTTCTCTTTTAGCTGAGCATCTAAAGCAGCCTTTTTTCTTAATGCCCAGTTGAGACTATCTAAATCATGTATTTTAAAGCGTTCTTTAATATCTGCTTCTGAAGATTGAAAAGCTAATTCCTCAATCTCATCAATCTCGATTTGTTGAAAAGCGTGTAATGTCATTTTGATATCCCTCCTTGAAATTCCAGCCTGAACACGGTACGATAAGGCTGGGTGTAAAAATGTTAGTGAGGCTCTGCGGTGCTACGCAGGGTCTTTTTCATTTTCAGCTAATTTCTTTAGCTCAATAAAAGCTAGGTTGTTTACTAATGGACCAGCAACACATTCAAACTGACAGCTTTCCAACTGGGTTACGATTTCTTTAAGTGTCATCTTTACTACCACCTCCCCTCACGCTTCAAGTAGAAGTAGTTCCCTTCTGAGTTCTTGTAGCTTTGCTTTAGACCGTTCGACCTGTTCATAATCTCTACTTCTCATTGCAACAAACAAAGTGGCTAACTCGTAATCACATTCCAGTTTGGCGACAGGTATACGTTCCTCTGCACGATTACCTTTCATTGCACGGTTAACATTTTCAATTGCTGGCATTAGGATCAGTCCTTCCATCCTTCTAATTTTCGATTCCACGAACGTTCGTAGTATTCAAACATGCCATCTTGCCTTAAACGATCAACCTTTTTTCTAAGCGTTGATTCTGTTCTACCAAGTGCAAATGCTATCGTTCGGGTGTGGTCATGTTCGTAGAATCTACATAGATATTCCAACTCTTCAGTGGTGTATGGTTTTCCTTGATTAGAATGAAAATCAGGATGGAATTGCATTCGATTGAAACGATCATAAGTTACTTGTAGAAAATGATCTTCTACCACGCATCCTGCCACACCAGAACCCTCCTTAACTCGTTTTTTACAAGGTCCATATTCTCGGATGGAGTGCGATCTCTCGCTGTCTCGCGAACGCTTCTGACCTCTTCTGTAATGTTCTCTAGAGACTCAATAAGCAAGCCGATCCGTGTCTCCACCAACTCTGCTGGCTCATCGAATGCTGTAGGACCTAGTTGCTGTTGTCTATATGATTCTGTCTTCTCAACGTGGTCTGGAAAGTCAGGAACTCGCATGGTATTTCCAACCTAGCCTCAGCTTGACGTTGCCTAGGTTGTACAACTCGTGTTTAAGGACATTTTCCTCTATACGTCCCAGGCGCAATCGCTCTATTTCAGGAACAAGGTCGCTTTCCAACACGTTGTTCTTCTCTGTCAACTCATTCAACTGCCGTTTGATTCTGTCTACCTCCCAGTCAATATCTGCTATCTGTTGTTCCGCTGCTGTCAATTTGGGCACCTCCTAATCAAGTTTTTAGGTAAATAAGCCTATTTGTTACAGGATTTTACTCATCAGTGTAGAACTATGTCGTAAGACCGTGAACTTTGGCGAGTGTCGGTCTATAAATGCCTAAATGAATGGTGGTATTTCTTTTGAAAGAATATAAAGTTCTTCAGTTTCTACTCGACAAATCCATAGATGAAGGGGTTGACAGAGTAGATCCTGAACTGATTAAACAATGTTTATTTAAAGGAGTAGAAAAAGATTATGAGAAGTGTATTTCATATTTAAAAACGAAAGGATACATAAAAGTTCATTTTCCGTTTGTTTGTGGTTCCATCGGATTAGCAGAAGACTTAAAAACACCTGTCAGTTCCGGATTTCATGTAGTTGGTAAGCCAGGCATTTCAATAACAGATGATGGCAAAGCATTTCTGCACATTACCTCAACTCGGAGAAGAACTTTGAAGATAGTTATTCCTATTGTTGTATCAGTCATTTCTGGCATCATAGTATTTTGGTTTAATAGGCTACTTACCCAGTAGCTGCATAATCAAGGCCATGGAGCTATAACCTGTCAGGAATCCAAATACTGTACAACCAAAGTACACACCAAACCAAAATCTCTTATCCTTCTTTTCCATATCATTCTCGTAATCACAAAGCGCAACCGTTGCCGCAAAGCAAGGGGATGCTTTGTGATGTAGTTCAAGCTCTTCGCGTATTATCTTGCGAATACGTTCCTCATTCATTTCTTTTCATCACCTTTACCTCAACCCCATACTCCTTGCAAAAGTCTTCTGTCCGCTTCCTGGCTGCATCACACACGGCTTGTCCAGAAACGGGAAGCATTACAGCCATTTCGTGATCCAAACTCTTAGCTAATATCTCAGCTTGGCGACGATTAAAGTCATTAGCATTCATTTCCCGATCCCCCTCAATCCTTCACTTCGTAGTTCCAAAAACGAACATTATTCCTTTAAGGAACATCACCAGAAAAAAATATAATCTACTGTCGAATGTAAAACTTCTGCAATACGCTTAGCGATGGCCATCGAAGGAATCTTTCTCCCTAATTCAATATTAGCGTAGTAAGCCCTT
Encoded here:
- a CDS encoding recombinase; amino-acid sequence: MNSSDSIKSIAEALANFNAEVSKVAKDANNPFFKNTYATLDQIIDEVRPILQKNGLSILQLPGGDGEKVALRTLLIHQSGEWIESEPLSMKPVKNDPQSVGSAITYARRYSMAAFLSLNTGEDDDGNAATHKRAPNNTPQNKSQPSNNGNKASEAQIKKLNTVMSKLISFGGTREQICNWLMQKEDVGQFNSMKDLTSAQVSKAIQYIESSITLKEKEGAPNA
- a CDS encoding XRE family transcriptional regulator, giving the protein MALNRLISCRKNLGWTQAKIAKKANISRAYYANIELGRKIPSMAIAKRIAEVLHSTVDYIFFW
- a CDS encoding single-stranded DNA-binding protein codes for the protein MLNRVILIGNLTKDPELRYTPNGVAVATFTLAINRPYSGSNGEKETDFINIVAWRQLADLCANYLAKGKKAAVEGRLQTRSYDNKEGKKVYVTEVVADNVQFLSSQGSQASGSSGNNNSDPFAESGKPINISDDDLPF
- the dnaB gene encoding replicative DNA helicase, which gives rise to MFDMQELPHSHEAEQAVLGSILKEPAVMEKVLERISYESLYQPPHKKIMKAMTELFEAGTKIDILTVTTKLASDNLFISVNGAAYLTDLVGAIATTETIDYHVGIVADQAKRRKLIRIGEQLQKDGHSAEDIDAVLANLDNAKAELEPSVQSQGFRHAGEVVKESYAAIEKVSEFKGQMTGIPSGYVDIDKMTAGLNKSDLIIWAARPSVGKTALALNVAQSVAIKANETVAIFSLEMSAPQLVTRMLCAEGMIDASRIRSGLLEENDWQKLTMAIGTISKAPIYIDDTAGITTADIRRRCKKLQQEKGLGLILIDYLQLLRGKGGNRQEEVSGISRELKAIARELNVPIIALSQLSRSVEQRQDKRPMMSDIRESGSIEQDADLVAFLYRDDYYNKESESKNIVEFIIAKQRNGPTGTVELVFLKEYNKFSSLPKQMSMDDKA
- a CDS encoding AAA family ATPase, with the protein product MSDLFQQVVQHCMTNMGSNDRNCSICGKLLNPMEIEILGIKRTVGVACPCETEQLAKEEKKRSEAERIKRIQAFSDDDQMVPGATFRKEVRPSARKANVFLRDFAEDVKRWGSRGLYIYGPNGVGKSTLLSAVAVRLREQGFSVIYTTTNSLINRIANTEIKAAALHAYKVADVLIVDEIGSDVPAEWRMSDLFEILNARQDRLPILFGSNLSIKELEVKYNLKKFNFGKNDNSDGLEKNRGTQLMERVFGNCIPVKVDGESQRFEKFEENVAWANRQVNNHV
- a CDS encoding replication protein, which encodes MNEIKWIKITTTMFDDQKIDFLESLPEADAILVIWIKLLTLAGKCNAGGYILLTESIPYTDEMLSHKFKRPLNTIRLALQTFQNLDMIDNENNTIHITNWEKHQNIDALEKIRERERLKKQRQREKQKVQLSLPEVVPGTEGGHVPPCPATEIEKELDKDKELKDIYIPFSEIVDYLNQKAQTAYKHTSKKTRDLIRARWNDGSTLDDFRKVIDNKTAEWLGNTEWSKYLRPETLFSNKFEGYLNQKSTSKGSGANVGPLPAGRAALYDKYGLE
- a CDS encoding DNA-entry nuclease, with the translated sequence MQFHPDFHSNQGKPYTTEELEYLCRFYEHDHTRTIAFALGRTESTLRKKVDRLRQDGMFEYYERSWNRKLEGWKD